Proteins encoded together in one Pseudomonas sp. TCU-HL1 window:
- a CDS encoding DegT/DnrJ/EryC1/StrS family aminotransferase, producing the protein MLNTPFSPWPYFSEEEADAVRSVILSNKVNYWTGKECREFEREFADWVGTKHAVALANGTVALDVALKALDIGVGDEIIVTSRTFLASASCIVNAGAVPVFADVDPDSQAITAESIAAVVTARTRAVICVHLAGWPCDMDPIMALAAKHGFYVIEDCAQAHGALYKGRPVGSIGHIGAWSFCQDKIMTTGGEGGMVTTNDTNLWSSMWSFKDHGKSWEAVYEREHPSGFRWLHESFGTNWRMLEVQAVIGRIQLKRMAAWQAARLENANRIWKLSDGLRGLRVPALPDTIRHAAYKCYVFLELSELKSDWSRDRIIAEITERGVPCYSGTCSEVYLEKAFDGTGWRPQGRLPVAKQLGETSLMFLVHPTLSQAEIDKTCDVLAEVMALAAA; encoded by the coding sequence GTGCTGAATACTCCATTTTCTCCCTGGCCGTACTTTTCTGAAGAAGAGGCCGATGCTGTTCGAAGTGTCATCTTGTCCAACAAGGTCAACTACTGGACGGGGAAGGAGTGCCGTGAGTTCGAGCGCGAGTTTGCCGACTGGGTCGGCACAAAGCACGCGGTGGCGCTGGCTAACGGAACTGTCGCCCTGGACGTTGCGCTGAAGGCGCTCGACATTGGTGTAGGGGATGAAATCATTGTTACTTCGCGGACCTTCCTGGCGTCGGCGTCTTGCATCGTGAATGCCGGTGCCGTCCCCGTTTTTGCCGACGTTGATCCCGACTCTCAAGCGATCACTGCCGAGTCGATTGCCGCGGTGGTCACGGCTCGTACTCGGGCGGTCATTTGCGTGCATCTGGCCGGCTGGCCGTGCGACATGGATCCGATCATGGCCCTTGCTGCCAAGCACGGTTTTTACGTCATCGAAGATTGCGCGCAGGCCCATGGCGCCCTCTACAAAGGGCGCCCGGTAGGATCCATCGGGCATATCGGTGCCTGGTCGTTCTGCCAGGACAAGATCATGACTACGGGGGGGGAGGGTGGCATGGTCACAACCAATGACACTAACCTGTGGTCGAGCATGTGGTCGTTCAAGGACCACGGCAAGTCGTGGGAAGCTGTTTACGAGCGGGAGCATCCATCCGGTTTCCGTTGGTTGCACGAGAGCTTCGGTACCAACTGGCGGATGCTCGAGGTCCAGGCTGTCATTGGACGAATCCAGCTGAAGAGAATGGCCGCGTGGCAAGCCGCACGCCTCGAGAATGCCAATCGAATCTGGAAGCTCTCCGACGGTCTGCGTGGGCTGCGCGTGCCGGCTCTGCCCGATACCATCCGCCATGCCGCCTACAAATGCTATGTGTTTCTGGAACTCTCTGAGCTCAAGTCCGACTGGAGTCGAGATCGAATCATTGCTGAAATCACTGAGCGGGGGGTTCCATGCTATTCGGGCACCTGTTCCGAGGTTTATCTCGAAAAGGCTTTCGATGGTACGGGGTGGCGTCCCCAGGGGCGTTTGCCTGTTGCCAAACAGCTGGGCGAGACCAGCTTGATGTTCTTGGTTCATCCGACGCTCAGCCAGGCGGAGATCGATAAGACCTGTGATGTCTTGGCAGAGGTAATGGCTCTGGCCGCAGCATGA